The stretch of DNA CGCACCGCGATGCCTGGGGCAGCGAACCGTCGCCGTCCCGGGCTGCGCTGACACGGCTGACCGGTGAGGAGGCTGCGCTCTATGAAGCGTTGGGCAGCGGCCAGTTCGGGGAGTCAGTCAGGCTGGAACAGGAGCTGATCCGCTGGGACTGGGCGCTTACGTCTCTTGACCCGTGAGAATTTCGCTACCCGAGCAGCGGTTGGCGAACACCCTCAGAAACTCCACATATGGGGGTGAAAGTTGGGCGCCGCGGTGGTCATGGCGCCCAGGTCGTTGAGCTTGAGGATGTCCTCGGCCGCCTTCTGAAGGTCGTCGATACCGACGTGGGGAGCGGTGTTCATTTGGCCTCCATTGCCATTGACGTTGCGCCCGGCCCGTTCAGCGAAGAAGCCCGAATCAGCAAGCCCTAAGCTGGGTGCCATGACCACTGCCCCTGTGAAACGCAACCCCCTCGGCTCCCGCGTCTCACAAGCCGTGCAGACCCTCACGCCGGGGTACTTCGCCCTCACTATGGCCAGCGGGATCATCTCGGTGGGTCTCGAGCTCGAGGGCTTCGACGCACTCTCAGCCGCACTCCTTGTGGTCTGCGCGGTCTCCTACGCCGTGCTCCTGGTTCTTAGCCTGGTGCGGCTGGCCAGGTTCCGCGCCGACATGCGCCGCGACTTCCTGGACCCCGGCAGGGCGTTCGGCTTCTTCACCTTCATCGCCGGAACGAATGTGCTCGGCGTGCGCCTGGGCATGGCGGGGTGGCCGGGGACGACGGCGGCGCTTTTGGCCGTCGCGGTGCTCGCCTGGGTGGTGCTTGGCTACGTTGTGCCGTGGACCGCCGTGCTTGGCCGGGAGGAACGCCCCGTGCTGAAGGATGCCAACGGCAGCTGGTTCATCTGGTGCGTGGCCAGTCAGTCCGTGGCGGTCGCGGCGGCGTCCGTGGAACCCCTCGCCGGGCCGGACTGGCGCGCGGCCCTGGCGCTGGCCGCCGTCGTCGCCTGGTCGGTGGGGCTCATCCTGTACGCCGCAGTGGGGATCTTCGTCTCGCTGCGGCTCATGACCTACCCCATCCGGGCCGAGGACCTGCGCCCGCCATACTTCGTGGCCATGGGTGCCATGGCGATCAGTGTCCTCGCCGGCGCACGGATCGTAGAAATGGCCGGCGCGCCGATGGCGGATGCGACGCGCGGACTCGTGGCCGGCTCCTCCGTCGTGTTCTGGGCCTTCGCCTCGTGGCTCTTTCCGGTCCTCCTCGCCGCCGGATGGTGGAGGCACGTCATCCACCGCGTGCCCCTGTCCTACGAACCCGGCCTCTGGAGCGTTATCTTCCCCCTGGGTATGTACGCCGTGGCCGGGATCTATCTGGGGCGCGCCGACCATCTTCCCCTCGTGGCGCTGATTGGCCGCACGGAGCTGTGGCTGGCAGTCGCAGCATTCCTCGCCACCCTTGCCGCGATGCTTTGGCACCTGTGGGCAACGCTCGTGCGCCCGCGGCGCTGACGCCCACTCTTTGGTCCTGCGCCTACGGATGCACCAGCACCTTCACGGCCGTGTCCTTGTGGTTGATGAGCGTATCGAAGCCCTGCGCCACGAGGTCCTCCAGCGCGATCCTCCCGGTGATGAACGGCTTGAGGTCCACCTTGCCCTCCTGCACCATCTTGATGACGGCCGGGTGGTCCCGGACGTAGGCGATGGTGCCGCGCAGGTCGATCTCCTTGAGCACCAGCTTCTGCATGTCCACGGTGGCCGGCGCGCCCCAGATGGATACATTGACCACCACTCCCCCGGGCCGGACGGCGGCCAGCATGGTGTCCAGCACCGCGTTCACGCCGGCGCACTCGAACGCGACGTCGGCCCCGGCGCCGCCGGTGAGTTCCAGCACCCGGGCCGGGACGTCCTCCTGGCTGGGGTCAAGCACATGGTCGGCGACGCCGCTGGAGATGGCCTTCTCCTTGCGCGCCTGGGTGAGTTCGCTGATGATCGTGGTCACTCCCATGCCTTTGAGGACGGCCGCGGTCAGCAGCCCGATGGGACCAGAACCGCCCACCAGGGCGACGTCGCCGGCCTTGGCGCCGCTGCGCGCCACCGCGTGGTGGGCCACGGACAGCGGCTCGATCAGGGCCGCCTCGTCAAGGGGGATGTCGCCGATGGGGTGCACCCACCGCTTATCGACCACGATCTTTTCGCTCAGGCCCCCGCCGCCGCCGGAGAGCCCGATAAAGCCCATCTGCCGGCACAGATGGTAGCTGCCCGCCTGGCACATGTCGCAGTCGCCGTCCACAAAATACGGTTCGACGACGACGTTGTCACCCACCGCCAGGCCCTCCACCCCGTCACCGACTCCGGATACCGTCCCGGAAAATTCGTGCCCGAGCGTCACCGGCGCTTCCTCATGGGAGAGCGGGTGCGGGTGCCCCGGAGCGGGGACGAAAATGGGGCCCTCCAGGTATTCGTGCAGGTCCGTGCCGCAGATGCCGCACCAGGCGACGTCGATCTTCACTGCGCCTGCCCGGAGTTCCGGCTCCGGGATATCCTCGATGCGGATGTCCTTGCGGCCATGGAAACGTGCTGCCTTCATGATGGATCCCTTCTGTCAGCGGTTGTGATGGGTGGGCTGCAGTTCGTAAACGGGCGTGTCCAGTCCTTCCATTCGCGCCTTGAGCTGCAGGGCCAGGTATGAGGAGTAATGCCTGCTCTGGTGCAGGTTGCCGCCATGGATCCAGAGATTCGGCACGTTGGTGGGCTTCCACATGTTGCGCAGCTCCCCTTCCCAGGGGCCCGGGTCCTTCGGAGTGTCCGAGCCGTAACCCCAACATCTTCCCACCTGGTCCGCCACTTCGGGAGAGACGAGATCGGCCAGCCAGCCGTTCATCGAGCCGTAGCCGGTGGCGTAGACGATGAGGTCCGCCTCCAGCTCGGTCCCGTCCGCCATGACCAC from Arthrobacter sp. PAMC25564 encodes:
- a CDS encoding tellurite resistance/C4-dicarboxylate transporter family protein, translated to MTTAPVKRNPLGSRVSQAVQTLTPGYFALTMASGIISVGLELEGFDALSAALLVVCAVSYAVLLVLSLVRLARFRADMRRDFLDPGRAFGFFTFIAGTNVLGVRLGMAGWPGTTAALLAVAVLAWVVLGYVVPWTAVLGREERPVLKDANGSWFIWCVASQSVAVAAASVEPLAGPDWRAALALAAVVAWSVGLILYAAVGIFVSLRLMTYPIRAEDLRPPYFVAMGAMAISVLAGARIVEMAGAPMADATRGLVAGSSVVFWAFASWLFPVLLAAGWWRHVIHRVPLSYEPGLWSVIFPLGMYAVAGIYLGRADHLPLVALIGRTELWLAVAAFLATLAAMLWHLWATLVRPRR
- a CDS encoding 2,3-butanediol dehydrogenase, whose protein sequence is MKAARFHGRKDIRIEDIPEPELRAGAVKIDVAWCGICGTDLHEYLEGPIFVPAPGHPHPLSHEEAPVTLGHEFSGTVSGVGDGVEGLAVGDNVVVEPYFVDGDCDMCQAGSYHLCRQMGFIGLSGGGGGLSEKIVVDKRWVHPIGDIPLDEAALIEPLSVAHHAVARSGAKAGDVALVGGSGPIGLLTAAVLKGMGVTTIISELTQARKEKAISSGVADHVLDPSQEDVPARVLELTGGAGADVAFECAGVNAVLDTMLAAVRPGGVVVNVSIWGAPATVDMQKLVLKEIDLRGTIAYVRDHPAVIKMVQEGKVDLKPFITGRIALEDLVAQGFDTLINHKDTAVKVLVHP